GATCTTGATTTTGCCATTTCAGGCGTCGAAATGAGGTATGATCTTGATGCAAAGGAACTTGCGATTCAAGTTACATCCGATAAATTTGACAAAATCCGGCTTACTGTTAGCGATGAAGATTATGAAATAGACATACAGTTGAAAAATGCACTAAGTCTATCAAGGCTTCCCCTTGTCGGAACATATCTGCATGTGCTTGACAAGGTCGCCATTGAGAATTTGGAGCTCTTTGCATCATCAAAGGATAATCAGGCAAAGGAAACCCTGTCAGGAGCCGCCTTTCTGGGCAGCCTGTGCGAAAAGGCCTTTGTTCTTCAGATATACCACAACAAAGCCAAACAGGAACAGATGCTGCAAGAGCCATCCGGAGCAAGTTTAACCAAATGGTTTGCGATGGATAAATCCTTTGGAATCTTTGAACTGTATCGTCTTGGCATCGGATATATTGACGGGAGTATCACCTTTCTTTTAGACGCATCCCTGACGTCGAAGCCTATTGGATTGTCACTGCTTGGAATAGGATTAGGTATTAACCTCTCTTCCCCCGGAGATGTCTCTTTTCATCTGTCAGGAATCAAGATTAGCTATGACAGCGGTACCTTGGCAATCAGCGGATCTTTCCTGAAATCTACATTACATGATGCGGAAAGTTATGACGGCACTCTTCTCGTTAAAACAGGAGATTTTGCATTATTTGCGGTAGGAACCTATAGCAAAAACGCGTTTATTGTATCCGCTTTGATAAACAAAAATTTCGGAGGTCCGCCTGTTTTCTTTGTAACTGGTATAGCCGCAAGTTTTGCTTACAATATGGATGTAAACATTCCGGTAATTGACAGCATATCCAAATTTCCGCTGGTCAGCGCCGCCATGGGGAACCTGAAGAAAGAAGAGATGCTGGAAAAGCTGAAGGATTATTTGCGGATTGAAAACGGGCAGACGTTTCTTGCGGCGGGAATTACATTTACCTCTTTTGAGATGATTGAATCCTTCGCTCTGCTTACCTTTACGTTCGGAAATCACACACAAGTCAACCTGCTTGGGCTGTCACAGATGAGCATACCACCTCATATGAAGCGTGATAATGACCCGCTTGCTTACGCGCAGTTGGTACTGAAGGCCTCATTCGATCCCAAAGCCGGACTGTTCTCCGTAATGGCGAAACTGACTTCTGAATCATACATCCTGTCGAAAAAATGTAAACTGACAGGAGGTTTTGCCTTTTATACCTGGTTCTTGAGAGAACATGCCGGGGATTTTGTTGTTACTTTGGGCGGCTATCATCCGCTTTATAAAAGGCCAGCACATTATCCTGATGTTCCAAGGGTCGGGTTTACATGGGATGTGACATCACATGTAAACCTGAGCGGCGATATGTATTTTGCCCTGACGCCCTCTGTTTTAATGGCAGGAGGACGTTTCTGTGCTCTTTATAAAAAAGGATGCGTCAGGGCATGGTTTACCGTGGAAGCAGATTTTTATATAGCATGGAAGCCCTTTTTTTATGAAGCAAAAATATTTGCCTGCTTCGGGGTTGCGGTAAAAGTTCATATTCTCTTTGTTCATAAAACAATAAAAGTGGAACTCTCGGCAGGGCTTCAGATTTGGGGACCGGAGTTTAGCGGTAAGGCACATATATCTCTTTATATCATTTCATTTACAATAGGATTCGGAGCAGGCGCATCGAAGGAGCCCCCGCCTCTTGCCTGGACAGAATTCCGCCACTCCTTTCTTCCCCAAAAGAAGTCTGGCCGTGTGGCTGAGCAGCAGCCGGAAGTGGCTTTCTCTGAAGACGACCGGGCGCTGCCCTTGTCCCTTTCGCTAAGCAATGGCCAGCGCGGTGAGGAGCAGAGCGGATCGGAAATGGTTCCGATAGTCTCGTCAACAGGAATGGAACTTTTGATTAAGTCGGCAGTTCCTGTTACGGCAATTGAGCTTGATGATACGGCTGTTCCTTTGAACAAGGAAATGCCGGAAGCAGGCGTTTTGCCGATGGGTGAAGGAAAAAGGCTTCTGTCAACATTATCCGTAACATGTAAACATGCCGCGGGTCAGTCCCGA
The window above is part of the Sediminispirochaeta bajacaliforniensis DSM 16054 genome. Proteins encoded here:
- a CDS encoding DUF6603 domain-containing protein, which produces MSVFPKEIANGKNLILRLLTIGTSCNLKQIRQFFVTVSVDTDWDFFGLRNLCLKEIELGFYRQTISEKAVNGFTIIGTICISDISVQLGGNYTFEKGWTFTGILLPHEEIHLDEIWISFTDMLDFSGVSSLPIPKISLYDIQIEFNVPDKAFSAKAKSRITSKDSASILEKLFEINAEIRMQSTLKEQKRTCSGQFSGELYIGDSKFTVAYDFDTVSPGNTVAVKWKPVSEKETLSLVKIVKHFGVQDIPQVVSDLDFAISGVEMRYDLDAKELAIQVTSDKFDKIRLTVSDEDYEIDIQLKNALSLSRLPLVGTYLHVLDKVAIENLELFASSKDNQAKETLSGAAFLGSLCEKAFVLQIYHNKAKQEQMLQEPSGASLTKWFAMDKSFGIFELYRLGIGYIDGSITFLLDASLTSKPIGLSLLGIGLGINLSSPGDVSFHLSGIKISYDSGTLAISGSFLKSTLHDAESYDGTLLVKTGDFALFAVGTYSKNAFIVSALINKNFGGPPVFFVTGIAASFAYNMDVNIPVIDSISKFPLVSAAMGNLKKEEMLEKLKDYLRIENGQTFLAAGITFTSFEMIESFALLTFTFGNHTQVNLLGLSQMSIPPHMKRDNDPLAYAQLVLKASFDPKAGLFSVMAKLTSESYILSKKCKLTGGFAFYTWFLREHAGDFVVTLGGYHPLYKRPAHYPDVPRVGFTWDVTSHVNLSGDMYFALTPSVLMAGGRFCALYKKGCVRAWFTVEADFYIAWKPFFYEAKIFACFGVAVKVHILFVHKTIKVELSAGLQIWGPEFSGKAHISLYIISFTIGFGAGASKEPPPLAWTEFRHSFLPQKKSGRVAEQQPEVAFSEDDRALPLSLSLSNGQRGEEQSGSEMVPIVSSTGMELLIKSAVPVTAIELDDTAVPLNKEMPEAGVLPMGEGKRLLSTLSVTCKHAAGQSREWVVEPVYDNLPNAVWGMTKKGDALLKNVAVGLRLYPKEHQTSIFPKTGFIDLNRLSVYSCIERTFTFNPTWQLPPYSQEDAIEEFSGTVMKDEIKHKRHGWIEGLNAAGFDFDFTVDLSKMAEEADNIFSEEMILGVLL